One stretch of Halobacillus litoralis DNA includes these proteins:
- a CDS encoding type B 50S ribosomal protein L31 has protein sequence MKAGIHPEYRKVVFLDTSSNFKFLTGSTKTSEETIEWEDGNTYPLIRVEISSASHPFYTGKQKADKAGGRVDRFKKKYNLS, from the coding sequence ATGAAAGCAGGAATTCATCCAGAATACCGTAAAGTTGTATTCCTAGACACAAGTTCTAATTTTAAGTTTCTAACAGGGTCTACTAAGACTTCTGAAGAAACAATCGAGTGGGAAGATGGAAACACGTATCCATTGATCCGCGTAGAGATTAGTTCTGCGTCTCACCCGTTCTACACAGGTAAGCAGAAAGCTGACAAAGCTGGCGGCCGTGTGGATCGCTTCAAGAAGAAATATAACCTTTCATAA
- a CDS encoding thymidine kinase, whose amino-acid sequence MYVMKQSGWVELICGSMFSGKSEELIRRVRRATFGNLTVRVYKPAIDDRYKEDAVVSHNGTSVMARPVKSSLDILQHVTDEVDVVGIDELQFFDENIVEVVECLADKGIRVIVAGLDTDFRGEPFGKMPEMMALSESVTKLNAICPVCGSPASRTQRLIDGAPASYDDPIILVGASESYEPRCRHHHAVPNKPRQQEVKKVYAEKTT is encoded by the coding sequence GTGTATGTAATGAAACAAAGTGGATGGGTCGAACTCATCTGCGGAAGTATGTTCAGCGGAAAATCAGAGGAGTTGATCCGTCGTGTCAGACGCGCGACTTTCGGTAATTTGACAGTCCGTGTCTATAAACCTGCGATTGATGACCGGTACAAAGAAGATGCAGTTGTATCTCATAATGGCACTTCTGTGATGGCTCGTCCTGTAAAAAGCTCGTTGGACATCCTTCAACATGTGACGGATGAAGTGGATGTCGTAGGAATTGATGAATTGCAGTTTTTTGACGAGAATATCGTAGAGGTCGTAGAGTGTTTGGCAGACAAAGGCATACGCGTCATCGTCGCTGGACTGGATACTGACTTCAGGGGTGAACCTTTTGGCAAAATGCCGGAAATGATGGCACTGAGTGAAAGTGTCACCAAATTAAACGCCATCTGCCCTGTTTGTGGTTCACCGGCCAGCCGTACTCAACGCTTGATCGATGGAGCGCCCGCTTCCTATGATGACCCAATCATCCTGGTTGGTGCATCGGAATCATACGAACCGCGTTGCCGCCATCATCACGCAGTACCTAACAAGCCCAGGCAACAGGAAGTAAAAAAGGTTTACGCTGAAAAAACAACATAA
- a CDS encoding DUF2294 domain-containing protein, with protein sequence MEKRSIQSEMSSYIGKLLRDHFGKGPSSVFVSIEGKFLTIYLKDFLAPMERVLVGQKNDKKVEETRDLMMRELIPDIKATFRASAGIYVDNLYYDWSLTRQTGVLIGVITTDNPEDDEGLKSYEHKDAVHEEVEELSRKAEKTPASIRSFLLNERTLLIERNGILVAIEKEMIQAGYEQPLKISKRRLEKRLLNHASFETILGASVEDAFVDWDFNKDRSYMVLILKP encoded by the coding sequence ATGGAGAAACGATCCATTCAATCAGAAATGTCGAGCTATATTGGGAAGTTGTTGCGTGACCACTTCGGAAAAGGACCCTCCTCTGTATTCGTCTCTATTGAAGGGAAATTCCTTACCATTTATTTGAAAGATTTTCTTGCGCCAATGGAACGGGTTTTAGTTGGGCAGAAAAATGATAAAAAAGTGGAAGAAACACGAGACCTCATGATGAGAGAATTGATTCCTGATATAAAAGCAACGTTTCGCGCCAGTGCGGGAATATATGTCGACAATCTATATTATGACTGGTCTTTAACTAGACAAACCGGTGTACTCATCGGAGTGATTACTACAGATAACCCTGAAGACGATGAAGGATTAAAGTCTTATGAACACAAAGACGCTGTACATGAAGAAGTGGAAGAACTGAGCAGGAAAGCAGAAAAAACACCTGCTTCTATTCGATCATTTTTGCTGAATGAACGGACATTACTGATAGAGCGGAATGGAATATTGGTAGCTATTGAAAAGGAAATGATCCAAGCAGGATACGAGCAGCCTTTAAAAATTTCCAAACGGAGGCTGGAAAAACGTCTTTTGAATCATGCCTCTTTTGAAACGATTCTTGGGGCAAGCGTAGAAGATGCCTTTGTAGACTGGGATTTCAATAAAGACCGTAGTTATATGGTCCTGATATTGAAACCATAG
- a CDS encoding LptM family lipoprotein, with product MKRFLLVAGMAVVLLSACGLQGDKYQGMTSRDDIENMGYNNEVTRGQESPRSMNKVGHTWGLKQDRENMKAAAQQLSGVEVKRIALEANQAWVTVHIKGDEDLSKEERSDWEAQIQEAVYQAVPRYDIHVKIK from the coding sequence ATGAAACGATTTTTACTTGTGGCTGGAATGGCCGTTGTTTTATTAAGTGCGTGCGGGTTGCAGGGGGACAAATATCAAGGTATGACAAGCCGTGATGATATAGAGAACATGGGCTACAATAATGAAGTGACTCGCGGACAGGAGAGTCCACGTTCCATGAACAAAGTCGGACATACATGGGGGCTGAAACAGGATAGGGAGAATATGAAAGCAGCAGCCCAGCAACTTTCCGGAGTCGAAGTGAAAAGGATTGCGCTTGAAGCTAACCAAGCGTGGGTAACGGTACACATCAAAGGGGATGAGGATCTTTCCAAAGAGGAAAGATCCGACTGGGAAGCTCAAATCCAAGAAGCTGTTTACCAGGCCGTTCCCCGGTATGACATTCATGTAAAGATTAAATAA